In Uranotaenia lowii strain MFRU-FL chromosome 2, ASM2978415v1, whole genome shotgun sequence, one genomic interval encodes:
- the LOC129745588 gene encoding uncharacterized protein LOC129745588 isoform X1 codes for MGNSHSTTKTTSGVSSNPDRIVPTGGGNVLLNPAGNPHDGPARGMTRTASGADLQDRSQAQYHPVEKLGKILVKKCEDERGISGITGDIFAKYVFPKFPNLGLKLFKYLRHNSRAKTDHLGLTAFRQQCEKFLGILDDSVILENYVRMFGDLNESELITPENFKELLRTCYNLAMAHYQDGPQSCFLKADSPETLDRTLNSVVQSCFFSKESLSPGFICRWLDNNVPRLVPPIHKYCVHALSTSHRLIIDKSMKNNSDTVVSISAINAGEASYGLELQTPILEKGSPNFSGKSADKDPQTAEIKTDNNIMQTLLPVSEAWLLAGSLPPTYSKPQSVQPPMNSTSTNLASTVFMAKLLSMVPSHWTLLYDSREDGAGTNRFLHHVLGYRGPNIILFRCDDDLLFCVANSSEWRETHLYVGDEDSCCLQLLPKFQLLERKSKSLYLNTHIRGYPKGLRAGSDPRKPLIIVDEHFEKLEHRGLQHKILSIEVWGCGNQQQREIQLDIKNWQIKEAERQRTVKITAADWIDHPDRYLLELGGRKNYNNSSS; via the exons ATGGGGAATTCCCACAGTACCACTAAAACCACATCCGGTGTGTCGAGCAATCCCGATCGTATTGTACCAACAGGAGGTGGAAATGTGTTGCTCAATCCAGCAGGCAACCCACACGACGGACCGGCCAGAGGCATGACACGGACGGCAAGTGGAGCTGATCTGCAGGATCGTTCTCAGGCACAGTATCATCCCGTTGAGAAGCTTGGCAAAATTCTGGTCAAGAAATGCGAAGATGAGCGGGGTATCTCCGGAATTACCGGAGATATATTTGCG AAATACGTGTTTCCAAAGTTCCCTAATCTGGGATTGAAGCTGTTCAAATATCTGCGACACAACAGCCGGGCCAAGACTGACCACCTGGGCCTGACGGCATTTAGACAGCAATGTGAAAAATTTCTTGGCATTTTAGATGATTCCGTTATTCTTGAGAATTACGTAAGAATGTTCGGGGATCTTAACGAGAGCGAGTTGATTACGCCCGAAAACTTTAAGGAACTGCTGAGAACATGCTACAACTTAGCGATGGCGCACTATCAAGATGGACCTCAATCATGTTTCTTG AAAGCAGATAGTCCGGAAACG TTGGATCGAACCCTCAACTCTGTCGTACAGTCCTGCTTTTTCTCCAAGGAATCATTGAGTCCTGGCTTTATATGCCGCTGGCTGGATAATAACGTTCCACGATTGGTTCCGCCTATTCATAAATATTGTGTGCATGCACTAAGCACCTCTCATCGGTTGATAATCGACAAGAGCATGAAAAACAATAGCGACACAGTCGTATCAATAAGTGCCATTAACGCTGGGGAAGCTAGCTATGGTTTGGAACTACAAACACCGATATTGGAGAAAGGCAGTCCCAATTTTAGCGGAAAATCAGCGGACAAAGATCCACAGACTGCCGAAATAAAAACGGATAACAACATTATGCAAACACTGTTACCAGTTTCCGAGGCGTGGCTCCTAGCAGGTTCCCTACCGCCAACATACTCCAAGCCTCAATCCGTCCAACCCCCGATGAACTCAACATCTACTAATCTAGCCTCCACG gttttcatGGCCAAACTACTTTCGATGGTACCGTCGCACTGGACATTGCTGTATGATTCGAGAGAAGATGGGGCTGGTACTAATCGATTTTTGCACCATGTGCTCGGATACCGTGGTCCGAACATTATCCTATTCCGATGTGATGACGACCTGCTGTTCTGTGTGGCTAATTCGAGTGAATGGCGCGAGACGCATCTTTACGTTGGCGATGAAGACAGCTGCTGCCTGCAGCTGTTACCTAA ATTTCAACTGCTTGAGCGGAAATCGAAGAGCCTCTACTTGAACACCCACATTCGGGGCTATCCGAAGGGTTTACGTGCGGGTTCGGATCCCAGAAAACCACTGATAATCGTCGATGAACACTTCGAAAAGCTGGAGCACCGTGGACTGCAGCACAAAATCTTATCCATAGAAGTGTGGGGCTGTGGCAATCAACAGCAGCGGGAAATTCAGCTGGACATAAAGAATTGGCAAATCAAAGAAGCAGAACGCCAGCGAACGGTCAAGATAACGGCAGCCGATTGGATAGACCACCCAGATCGATACCTTTTAGAACTAGGCGGGCGCAAAAACTACAACAATTCATCGTCCTAA
- the LOC129745588 gene encoding uncharacterized protein LOC129745588 isoform X2 — MGNSHSTTKTTSGVSSNPDRIVPTGGGNVLLNPAGNPHDGPARGMTRTASGADLQDRSQAQYHPVEKLGKILVKKCEDERGISGITGDIFAKYVFPKFPNLGLKLFKYLRHNSRAKTDHLGLTAFRQQCEKFLGILDDSVILENYVRMFGDLNESELITPENFKELLRTCYNLAMAHYQDGPQSCFLLDRTLNSVVQSCFFSKESLSPGFICRWLDNNVPRLVPPIHKYCVHALSTSHRLIIDKSMKNNSDTVVSISAINAGEASYGLELQTPILEKGSPNFSGKSADKDPQTAEIKTDNNIMQTLLPVSEAWLLAGSLPPTYSKPQSVQPPMNSTSTNLASTVFMAKLLSMVPSHWTLLYDSREDGAGTNRFLHHVLGYRGPNIILFRCDDDLLFCVANSSEWRETHLYVGDEDSCCLQLLPKFQLLERKSKSLYLNTHIRGYPKGLRAGSDPRKPLIIVDEHFEKLEHRGLQHKILSIEVWGCGNQQQREIQLDIKNWQIKEAERQRTVKITAADWIDHPDRYLLELGGRKNYNNSSS; from the exons ATGGGGAATTCCCACAGTACCACTAAAACCACATCCGGTGTGTCGAGCAATCCCGATCGTATTGTACCAACAGGAGGTGGAAATGTGTTGCTCAATCCAGCAGGCAACCCACACGACGGACCGGCCAGAGGCATGACACGGACGGCAAGTGGAGCTGATCTGCAGGATCGTTCTCAGGCACAGTATCATCCCGTTGAGAAGCTTGGCAAAATTCTGGTCAAGAAATGCGAAGATGAGCGGGGTATCTCCGGAATTACCGGAGATATATTTGCG AAATACGTGTTTCCAAAGTTCCCTAATCTGGGATTGAAGCTGTTCAAATATCTGCGACACAACAGCCGGGCCAAGACTGACCACCTGGGCCTGACGGCATTTAGACAGCAATGTGAAAAATTTCTTGGCATTTTAGATGATTCCGTTATTCTTGAGAATTACGTAAGAATGTTCGGGGATCTTAACGAGAGCGAGTTGATTACGCCCGAAAACTTTAAGGAACTGCTGAGAACATGCTACAACTTAGCGATGGCGCACTATCAAGATGGACCTCAATCATGTTTCTTG TTGGATCGAACCCTCAACTCTGTCGTACAGTCCTGCTTTTTCTCCAAGGAATCATTGAGTCCTGGCTTTATATGCCGCTGGCTGGATAATAACGTTCCACGATTGGTTCCGCCTATTCATAAATATTGTGTGCATGCACTAAGCACCTCTCATCGGTTGATAATCGACAAGAGCATGAAAAACAATAGCGACACAGTCGTATCAATAAGTGCCATTAACGCTGGGGAAGCTAGCTATGGTTTGGAACTACAAACACCGATATTGGAGAAAGGCAGTCCCAATTTTAGCGGAAAATCAGCGGACAAAGATCCACAGACTGCCGAAATAAAAACGGATAACAACATTATGCAAACACTGTTACCAGTTTCCGAGGCGTGGCTCCTAGCAGGTTCCCTACCGCCAACATACTCCAAGCCTCAATCCGTCCAACCCCCGATGAACTCAACATCTACTAATCTAGCCTCCACG gttttcatGGCCAAACTACTTTCGATGGTACCGTCGCACTGGACATTGCTGTATGATTCGAGAGAAGATGGGGCTGGTACTAATCGATTTTTGCACCATGTGCTCGGATACCGTGGTCCGAACATTATCCTATTCCGATGTGATGACGACCTGCTGTTCTGTGTGGCTAATTCGAGTGAATGGCGCGAGACGCATCTTTACGTTGGCGATGAAGACAGCTGCTGCCTGCAGCTGTTACCTAA ATTTCAACTGCTTGAGCGGAAATCGAAGAGCCTCTACTTGAACACCCACATTCGGGGCTATCCGAAGGGTTTACGTGCGGGTTCGGATCCCAGAAAACCACTGATAATCGTCGATGAACACTTCGAAAAGCTGGAGCACCGTGGACTGCAGCACAAAATCTTATCCATAGAAGTGTGGGGCTGTGGCAATCAACAGCAGCGGGAAATTCAGCTGGACATAAAGAATTGGCAAATCAAAGAAGCAGAACGCCAGCGAACGGTCAAGATAACGGCAGCCGATTGGATAGACCACCCAGATCGATACCTTTTAGAACTAGGCGGGCGCAAAAACTACAACAATTCATCGTCCTAA
- the LOC129745265 gene encoding porphobilinogen deaminase, which yields MADKKVVRVGSRKSELALIQTKYVISCLQKLNPDVQYEIYTMTTVGDRVLNKSLPKIGEKSLFTKDLEDALTTGGVDFVVHSLKDLPTALPLGMAIGAVLEREDPRDALVLNEKHRGKTLATLPKGSIIGTSSLRRSAQLARNYPHLIVCDIRGNLNTRLAKLDAENSKFAGIILAQAGLVRMGWNKRIDQVLEPTEILYAVGQGALAVECRSNDDYILGMLFKLCHLETQCKIIVERSFLKTLGGGCSAPVAVCTNLKRKHDSKSLQLYIEGAVWSLDGKSEIKSTLDCELQFNEKGPTDETDDAVPIKKTRTVEDNNSDNNGNNQTETTKLNPPLSEKKIDLAKFVSVHEEMFQKCPFSKAQNKTKDIKEQGQGDAKPSSVCPSTSFPVGIDFMGNCPYVSTEQKIDASVQVPMKCPIAVHCEPSTSMPHMSADQCPFLKEQAKILDYNENMPQGTETPTLEDNSEHLHCGMYCHGKLERTILDKCEKLGQSLAQELISKGALEVMKCAQNEIHSKA from the exons ATGGCTGATAAGAAAGTGGTTCGCGTTGGTTCAAGAAAGAGCGAG CTTGCCCTCATTCAAACCAAATATGTTATATCCTGTCTTCAAAAACTCAACCCTGACGTTCAGTATGAGATAT atacgaTGACAACGGTGGGTGACCGTGTACTAAACAAGTCGTTACCGAAAATCGGAGAAAAATCTTTATTCACTAAAGATTTGGAAGATGCTTTGACGACGGGTGGCGTTGATTTCGTAGTTCATTCCCTGAAAGATTTACCCACGGCCTTACCACTGGGCATGGCCATTGGCGCAGTTTTGGAACGAGAAGATCCCCGTGATGCGCTGGTATTAAATGAAAAACATCGTGGCAAAACCTTGGCCACGTTACCTAAAGGAAGTATTATAGGGACGTCGTCTTTACGAAGATCAGCCCAGTTAGCCCGCAACTATCCTCACTTAATCGTATGTGATATACGAGGAAACCTTAATACTCGCCTGGCTAAACTGGATGCTGAAAATTCCAAGTTTGCCGGAATAATACTTGCTCAAGCTGGTTTGGTGCGAATGGGCTGGAATAAACGGATCGATCAGGTCTTAGAACCCACCGAAATTTTGTATGCCGTTGGACAGGGAGCGCTAGCTGTCGAATGTAGATCGAACGATGACTATATTTTAGGAATGTTGTTTAAACTTTGTCACTTAGAAACCCAGTGCAAAATTATCGTAGAACgaagttttctcaaaacccTCGGTGGTGGCTGTAGTGCCCCGGTAGCCGTTTGTACAAACCTAAAGCGGAAACATGACTCCAAATCTTTACAACTTTATATAGAAGGTGCTGTCTGGAGCTTGGATGGGAAATCCGAAATCAAATCAACCCTTGACTGTGAACTGCAGTTCAACGAAAAGGGACCAACTGATGAAACAGACGATGCCGTTCCAATCAAGAAAACAAGAACTGTTGAAGACAATAATTCGGATAATAACGGTAATAATCAAACAGAGACTACAAAATTGAATCCACCGTTgagtgagaaaaaaattgacctCGCCAAGTTTGTGAGCGTTCACGAGGAAATGTTCCAAAAATGTCCCTTTTCAAAGgctcaaaataaaacaaaagacaTTAAAGAGCAAGGACAAGGAGACGCAAAGCCATCATCGGTTTGTCCCAGTACGAGTTTTCCAGTCGGTATCGATTTTATGGGTAACTGCCCATACGTGAGTACTGAACAAAAAATCGACGCATCGGTTCAGGTGCCCATGAAGTGTCCCATTGCCGTGCACTGCGAACCTTCGACCAGTATGCCACACATGTCTGCCGATCAGTGTCCTTTCCTAAAAGAACAAGCAAAAATTCTGGATTACAACGAGAACATGCCTCAGGGAACGGAAACTCCAACACTCGAGGACAACAGTGAGCATTTGCACTGTGGAATGTACTGTCATGGGAAGCTAGAACGCACAATACTCGATAAGTGCGAAAAGCTAGGCCAATCGTTAGCACAGGAGTTGATCTCCAAGGGAGCATTGGAAGTTATGAAATGTGCACAAAACGAAATCCATTCAAAAGCATAG